Proteins encoded within one genomic window of Methanothrix harundinacea 6Ac:
- a CDS encoding winged helix-turn-helix domain-containing protein, giving the protein MPQKPMVQRTEGPELRDYRSAADPQSATETGILPLRHQTSMKIGKKPKPESPEEMALVHHALESPIRRRMIILMVEGCLSVEGISGAVGPKMLGYHLHRLELAGLIEVADGTIALTEAGEAYGALVRAQAERGGAG; this is encoded by the coding sequence GTGCCCCAGAAACCGATGGTCCAGCGGACCGAGGGACCGGAGCTCCGAGATTATCGTTCAGCCGCCGACCCTCAATCCGCCACCGAAACGGGGATACTCCCCCTCCGCCATCAGACCTCCATGAAGATCGGAAAGAAGCCGAAGCCCGAGTCCCCCGAGGAGATGGCCCTCGTCCATCACGCCCTCGAGAGCCCGATCCGGAGGAGGATGATCATCCTGATGGTGGAGGGGTGCCTCTCGGTCGAGGGGATCTCCGGGGCCGTCGGCCCTAAGATGCTCGGCTACCACCTCCATCGGCTGGAGCTGGCGGGACTGATCGAGGTCGCCGACGGGACCATCGCCCTGACGGAGGCGGGGGAGGCCTACGGCGCTTTGGTCAGGGCCCAGGCGGAGAGGGGCGGGGCGGGATGA
- a CDS encoding nitroreductase family protein — protein sequence MLDLLRKRRSVRKYRDEDIEAEVVELLKEAALRSPTSRNFRPWRFVFVTDRGKLAALSRAKESGSSFLAGARLGVVVCADEGESDVWIEDCSIASIILQLAGQSLGLGSCWIQIRLRMHTDSVTSEEYVRSILRLPEYIRVESMIAFGYPDEEKEPVPAEELEAEKILSA from the coding sequence ATGCTGGATTTGCTGAGAAAGAGGAGGAGCGTGAGGAAGTACAGGGACGAGGATATAGAGGCCGAGGTCGTGGAGCTTCTGAAGGAGGCGGCCCTCAGGTCGCCCACGTCGAGGAACTTCAGGCCCTGGAGGTTCGTCTTCGTCACAGATCGAGGAAAGCTTGCGGCCCTGTCGAGGGCGAAGGAGAGCGGGTCGTCCTTCCTCGCGGGGGCGAGGCTAGGGGTCGTCGTCTGCGCCGACGAGGGAGAGTCGGACGTCTGGATCGAGGACTGCTCCATAGCATCGATCATCCTGCAGCTGGCGGGTCAGAGCCTCGGCCTCGGATCCTGCTGGATCCAGATAAGGCTCCGGATGCACACCGATTCCGTGACCAGTGAGGAGTACGTCCGTTCAATTCTTCGTCTTCCCGAATATATCAGGGTTGAGTCGATGATCGCCTTCGGCTATCCCGACGAGGAGAAGGAGCCGGTTCCGGCGGAGGAGCTGGAGGCTGAGAAGATCCTATCGGCCTGA
- a CDS encoding pentapeptide repeat-containing protein, whose translation MMLINCIIRVCLISLLLVSTPQAQLYWGFDNNFDDWKRIGSAPQWENYSLEEAIKWYDQWGGYQGVIVIDAGYHPRLGIDASGGIEKKILLPENARNIIFNIAKEDHDGGFRAILIDQNGYQHSLGDIILKSGDKRQICYDISTLAGSRITLQAYAFGAGTDNSGCDSDAGKCCFEYIGIDSIEIKSSEDIFPIQEVNDAINPPDYLENNIKIIYASDILKNISYKNHVNYDNCVIKGDIDLEDNVIDSPLYITNSIFEGDINFKRTKFNNNISFYGSHFLNDVHFEESVFSRTATFTYVYFYGFAFFKNSQFNNDSYFNYADFSMDAYFSMCKFSGYASFLRSQFLGDSNFDDTEFQKYADFKESNFVGLADYSRAIFIVDADFIGSHFSDNLIFNESKFYTLKLNSISLDSDSELSLTDSGITRYDYSNILVDWNDIRDHLSYDEVVYLSLIRNFKDLGVFDDAYNCYYQYRRESQSIKPWKDLTKYVDILSGLSCGYGVRPSYPLAWSCSLVLFFGLLFWSQKSLQKSICPFMPRDVNNKISSSNKNERSSESISISEAIYFSTLIFFHTHPPAHWYPSGKWKFVVVIEDIAGWLFLAIFVVVLVNRIITW comes from the coding sequence ATGATGCTAATAAATTGTATTATTCGTGTATGTTTGATATCCCTTCTACTTGTTTCTACTCCTCAGGCCCAGTTATATTGGGGGTTTGATAATAATTTTGATGACTGGAAACGTATCGGTTCTGCGCCTCAGTGGGAGAACTATAGCCTAGAAGAAGCGATTAAGTGGTATGATCAATGGGGTGGGTATCAAGGAGTAATTGTTATTGATGCAGGATACCATCCCAGACTTGGCATTGATGCAAGTGGTGGAATTGAAAAAAAAATATTGTTGCCCGAAAATGCTCGTAATATAATATTTAATATCGCAAAAGAAGATCATGATGGCGGTTTTCGAGCAATATTAATAGATCAAAACGGTTATCAACATTCTTTAGGGGATATTATTCTTAAATCTGGAGATAAACGACAGATTTGCTACGATATATCGACCTTAGCCGGATCAAGAATCACCTTGCAAGCTTATGCATTTGGAGCTGGAACTGATAATTCAGGTTGTGATTCAGATGCCGGAAAGTGTTGTTTTGAGTATATTGGCATAGATTCAATTGAAATTAAATCTTCTGAAGATATTTTTCCAATCCAAGAAGTGAATGATGCTATTAATCCACCTGATTATCTAGAGAATAATATTAAAATAATTTATGCCAGCGATATTTTAAAAAATATTTCCTATAAAAATCATGTAAATTATGACAACTGCGTGATTAAAGGAGATATTGACTTAGAAGACAATGTTATAGATTCGCCATTATATATAACTAATTCAATATTCGAAGGAGATATCAACTTTAAACGCACTAAATTTAATAATAATATTAGTTTTTATGGATCACATTTCCTAAACGATGTTCACTTCGAAGAATCTGTCTTCAGTAGAACTGCTACTTTTACTTATGTTTATTTCTATGGATTCGCCTTCTTTAAGAATTCCCAATTTAATAATGATTCTTATTTTAATTATGCCGATTTTAGTATGGATGCTTACTTTAGCATGTGCAAATTTAGTGGTTATGCATCCTTTCTGAGATCGCAGTTCCTCGGCGATTCTAATTTTGATGATACTGAATTCCAAAAATACGCTGACTTCAAAGAATCAAATTTTGTAGGATTAGCAGATTATTCGAGAGCTATTTTTATAGTTGATGCTGACTTTATCGGTTCGCATTTCTCAGATAATTTAATTTTTAATGAATCTAAGTTCTATACATTGAAACTAAATAGCATATCGCTTGATAGTGATTCTGAATTGTCATTAACAGATTCAGGAATTACCCGATACGATTACAGTAACATTTTAGTTGATTGGAATGATATTAGAGATCATCTATCCTATGATGAAGTTGTATATTTAAGTTTAATAAGAAACTTTAAAGATTTAGGTGTATTCGACGATGCTTATAATTGCTATTATCAATACAGAAGAGAAAGCCAATCAATAAAGCCGTGGAAAGATCTAACTAAATACGTTGATATTTTAAGTGGTCTATCCTGCGGTTATGGGGTACGTCCCAGTTATCCTCTCGCTTGGAGCTGTAGCTTAGTGCTTTTTTTTGGATTACTATTCTGGAGCCAGAAGAGTCTTCAAAAATCGATTTGTCCTTTCATGCCAAGAGATGTAAATAATAAAATTAGCTCTTCAAATAAAAACGAGAGATCAAGCGAATCGATATCAATCTCAGAAGCTATCTATTTCAGTACTCTTATTTTCTTTCACACTCATCCACCAGCTCATTGGTATCCTTCAGGAAAATGGAAGTTTGTTGTAGTAATCGAAGATATAGCTGGATGGCTATTCTTAGCTATTTTTGTAGTTGTTTTAGTAAATAGAATTATCACTTGGTAG
- a CDS encoding DUF763 domain-containing protein, with amino-acid sequence MRTGTANLLLPDDLEENGIRALELAYEIQPESYEELISLRGMGQRRVRALALISELIYGAETSWRDPARYSFAHGGEDGHPYPVDRETFDCSISTLKEAVENGKLDRREKYDAIRRLERCIDLS; translated from the coding sequence ATCAGAACCGGCACCGCAAACCTCCTCCTCCCCGACGACCTGGAGGAGAACGGGATCAGGGCGCTGGAGCTGGCCTACGAGATCCAGCCCGAGAGCTACGAGGAGCTGATCTCCCTGCGGGGGATGGGGCAAAGGAGGGTCCGGGCTCTCGCCCTCATCTCCGAGCTGATCTACGGTGCCGAGACGAGCTGGAGGGACCCGGCGAGGTACAGCTTCGCCCACGGGGGCGAAGACGGCCACCCCTACCCCGTCGACCGGGAGACCTTCGACTGCTCGATATCGACCCTCAAAGAGGCGGTTGAGAACGGGAAGCTCGACCGGAGGGAGAAGTACGACGCCATCAGACGGCTGGAGAGATGTATCGATTTAAGTTGA
- a CDS encoding Nucleoside recognition domain protein: protein MTEMVQILIESASTSFGLLSKSLPPMVLGLILAELIVVYDAAERIAFLAKPITRFSHLSDAAGASFMMAFFSAASANSMLAGYYHDGIIEKRELFVASLVNSFPATTMHWRALLPVLIPLLGFTGLVYFGLLMLVGLLKTALVMAAGRLLLPGRPGAEAAEMALEDLRGRIASPRKNRPPLGEALKISARSARPKVVRVVKMTTGIMFLVSVLIQVGAFDLLSQQLRGIGGLLPLPAAGISIIAAQFAGYVAAYTVAGGLLAAGELSGKDVVVTLMIGNVITSVGWAVRWLIPSHAGIFGPRIGTELVICSTGLRNVMMTLVALGVMAFW from the coding sequence ATGACGGAGATGGTCCAGATCCTGATCGAATCGGCATCCACCTCCTTCGGCCTCCTCTCCAAATCCCTGCCGCCGATGGTCCTGGGCCTCATTCTGGCGGAGCTGATCGTGGTCTACGACGCGGCGGAGAGGATCGCCTTCCTCGCGAAGCCGATCACCCGGTTCTCCCACCTCAGCGACGCCGCAGGAGCGAGCTTCATGATGGCCTTCTTCTCGGCGGCGAGCGCAAACTCGATGCTCGCCGGCTACTACCACGACGGGATCATCGAGAAGAGAGAGCTCTTCGTCGCCTCCCTCGTCAACTCCTTCCCCGCCACCACCATGCACTGGAGGGCCCTCCTCCCGGTGCTGATACCTCTCCTGGGGTTTACGGGCCTCGTCTACTTCGGCCTTCTGATGCTGGTGGGGCTCTTGAAGACCGCCCTGGTGATGGCTGCGGGCCGCCTCCTCCTGCCGGGGAGACCCGGAGCCGAGGCCGCGGAGATGGCCCTCGAAGATCTCAGGGGCAGGATCGCAAGCCCAAGGAAGAACCGCCCGCCCCTGGGGGAGGCCCTGAAGATCAGCGCTCGATCTGCCCGCCCCAAGGTGGTGAGGGTGGTGAAGATGACGACGGGGATCATGTTCCTGGTTTCGGTTCTGATCCAGGTGGGGGCCTTCGACCTATTATCCCAACAGCTGAGGGGGATCGGCGGCCTCCTCCCCCTGCCGGCGGCGGGGATCAGCATAATTGCCGCCCAGTTCGCAGGATACGTCGCCGCCTACACCGTGGCTGGGGGCCTTTTGGCGGCGGGAGAGCTCTCCGGGAAGGATGTGGTCGTCACCCTCATGATAGGAAACGTCATCACCAGCGTAGGCTGGGCCGTTCGCTGGCTCATCCCATCCCACGCCGGGATCTTCGGCCCCCGGATCGGGACCGAGCTCGTGATCTGCTCGACGGGCCTGCGGAACGTGATGATGACCCTGGTAGCCCTCGGGGTGATGGCATTCTGGTGA
- a CDS encoding 3-dehydroquinate synthase II, whose translation MKEKWMMASDGPWEEMKPRITTALESGFDCVVARQEDVERIRRLGDIRIGSFGTERGGEDILIVGRGGEGDGSVPLPEDLGASLDISLARAADGVVAGYVEIRGKRYEEFAVELGKSVDYLVVVGTDWKVIPLENMIAGLQGAKVKIISGVKTAEEAEVDFATLEKGADGILLDTSDLSEIKRVQKLAEKAGMARLDLSIARITTVRPVGMGDRVCVDTCTMMRPGEGMLVGSQSKAAFLVQSESEESSYVAARPFRVNAGAVHAYVKVGEKTRYLSELKAGDEVTIVDAEGGTKTAVVGRVKIEKRPLMLIEAEVDGEKISTLLQNAETIKLVGKGGGPKAVTDLQPGDEVLVHFEGKARHFGMSIEESILER comes from the coding sequence ATGAAAGAGAAGTGGATGATGGCCAGCGACGGCCCCTGGGAGGAGATGAAGCCCCGGATCACCACCGCCCTCGAGTCCGGATTCGACTGCGTGGTGGCGAGACAGGAGGACGTCGAGAGGATAAGAAGGCTCGGCGATATCAGGATCGGCTCCTTCGGCACCGAGAGGGGGGGCGAGGATATCCTCATCGTAGGCCGGGGCGGCGAGGGGGACGGGTCGGTCCCCCTCCCCGAGGATCTCGGCGCCTCTCTGGACATAAGCCTCGCCCGGGCCGCCGACGGGGTGGTGGCGGGCTACGTCGAGATCCGGGGGAAGAGGTACGAGGAGTTCGCGGTGGAGCTGGGCAAGAGCGTCGACTACCTGGTAGTCGTCGGCACCGACTGGAAGGTGATCCCCCTCGAGAACATGATCGCGGGCCTCCAGGGCGCGAAGGTGAAGATCATCAGCGGCGTCAAGACCGCCGAGGAGGCGGAGGTCGACTTCGCCACCCTGGAGAAGGGGGCCGACGGGATCCTCCTCGACACCTCGGACCTATCGGAGATCAAGAGGGTTCAGAAGCTGGCGGAGAAGGCGGGGATGGCGAGGCTGGACCTATCCATCGCCAGGATCACCACCGTCAGGCCCGTCGGGATGGGGGACCGGGTCTGCGTCGACACCTGCACCATGATGCGGCCAGGAGAGGGGATGCTCGTCGGCTCCCAGTCCAAGGCCGCCTTCCTCGTCCAGAGCGAGTCCGAGGAGAGCTCTTACGTCGCAGCCCGCCCCTTCCGGGTTAATGCGGGGGCGGTCCACGCCTACGTCAAGGTCGGTGAGAAGACCCGGTATCTATCGGAGCTGAAGGCCGGGGACGAGGTCACCATCGTCGACGCTGAGGGGGGGACGAAGACCGCCGTCGTCGGCAGGGTCAAGATCGAGAAGAGGCCTCTCATGCTCATTGAGGCGGAGGTGGATGGGGAAAAGATCAGCACCCTCCTCCAGAACGCTGAGACGATCAAGCTAGTCGGCAAAGGCGGCGGACCCAAGGCGGTGACGGACCTCCAGCCGGGGGACGAGGTCCTGGTCCACTTCGAGGGGAAGGCCCGCCACTTCGGGATGAGCATCGAGGAGAGCATCCTCGAGAGGTGA
- a CDS encoding type I 3-dehydroquinate dehydratase → MMRLNGGWKMVAGRDEVRIGDIGHEGRDRIELRHHRRRLEIGDLEIEVPAVVAVLSGEGAGGEAYIAEGLGADLVEVRLDLIPGDGMKILREVRQATTLPIIATNRWAVEGGAFRGGEDERIEILAEASAWADLVDVEVMAEGRDRLLEMVDRPAILSYHDFSGVPGIEEAGSILRVAFEAGAGIAKLALTPASLEECLALLSLLLSAPGPTSLLGMGDVGRHLRALAPIYGSVLTYGYITAPAAPGQIPVKDLRGVLDVLMGR, encoded by the coding sequence ATGATGCGGTTGAACGGAGGCTGGAAGATGGTAGCCGGGAGGGATGAGGTGAGGATCGGCGATATAGGTCATGAAGGGCGGGATCGGATCGAGCTTAGGCACCATCGGCGGCGGCTCGAAATCGGGGACCTGGAGATCGAGGTCCCGGCCGTCGTCGCCGTCCTCAGCGGTGAAGGCGCCGGCGGGGAGGCTTATATCGCGGAGGGGCTTGGGGCAGACCTGGTGGAGGTGAGGCTCGACCTCATCCCCGGGGACGGGATGAAGATCCTCCGGGAGGTCCGGCAGGCGACGACCCTCCCCATCATCGCCACAAACCGTTGGGCTGTGGAGGGGGGCGCCTTCCGGGGCGGGGAGGACGAGAGGATCGAGATCCTGGCGGAGGCTTCGGCCTGGGCGGACCTCGTCGACGTGGAGGTTATGGCCGAGGGGCGCGACCGCCTCCTGGAGATGGTGGATAGGCCGGCGATCCTATCCTACCACGACTTTTCTGGGGTGCCGGGGATCGAGGAGGCGGGGTCGATCCTCAGAGTGGCCTTCGAGGCGGGGGCCGGGATCGCCAAGCTCGCCCTCACCCCCGCCTCCCTGGAGGAGTGCCTGGCCCTTCTGAGCCTCCTCCTCTCCGCCCCAGGCCCCACCTCCCTCCTGGGGATGGGGGACGTAGGAAGGCACCTGCGGGCCCTGGCTCCAATATACGGCTCTGTCCTCACTTACGGATACATCACAGCTCCGGCGGCCCCAGGCCAGATCCCAGTGAAAGACCTGAGGGGGGTCCTCGACGTGCTGATGGGGCGGTAG
- the cdhA gene encoding CO dehydrogenase/acetyl-CoA synthase complex subunit alpha, translated as MDKMEGSFSVEDMQNVQINIGAVVKEVEEWDQPMGPFPYPSIATLRDWDFKLINRYRVFYSPICDRCTLCTYGPCDLTGDKRGACGLDQAAQQGRIVLLAVLMGCTAHCAHGRHLYHWTLEKFGDLPFKMGDEILVDAPLTRTITGTKPKTLKEFGPVLSYVEEQVAQLLACTHTGQEGNYRDFESKALHAGMLDSLGKEVSDMIQIIAYDMPRGDEDAPLVECGMGTLDKEKAILITYGHNLAGSAEAMFYAEDNKLWDKVDIGGVCCTAIDNTRIGEGLGYPEEINTKYRMVGTKAKIAGAMGWWRKMVEADVMDCVMVDEQCVYTNALQECQEKKVPLIATNEKIMLGLPDRTNDPVDEIVDDLVNFRMPGVAIIDPIKAGEVGVRTAIAVKPKRADERKKAFITEEEFKKYAESCTYCHSCQFVCPPHIKIGDVVQEAAKGNLEPLSSTYEICVGCRRCEQACPQDIPILSLYAYANQEYIKNQKFKMRAGRGPVKDTEIRRVGAPLVLGTIPGVIAIIGCANYPNGTKECYDIAREFVDRGFIVTTTGCMAMDMSLYTDADGKTIWEQFPGGFDGRNICNIGSCVSNAHIHGAAIKVATIFAGRNERANYDDIADYILSKVGACGVAWGAMSQKAASIATGFNRLGVPAVVQPHSVMYRRAFLGRTDKKEDWEIIDARDGSRVYCEPAPEHMLYVAESVEECMLMMAKLCFRPSDNNSGRMIKLTHYCDISMKYFGCMPPDWPIYVRHASDLPLKWKEDMLKELESKYGWEIDWKRKAIVSGPIRKSDVSFDPTNIERKIRVKK; from the coding sequence ATGGATAAGATGGAAGGCAGTTTCTCCGTTGAGGACATGCAGAATGTCCAGATCAACATCGGCGCGGTAGTGAAGGAGGTGGAGGAGTGGGACCAGCCCATGGGACCGTTCCCGTACCCGAGCATCGCCACCCTTCGAGACTGGGACTTTAAGCTGATAAACAGGTACAGGGTGTTTTACTCGCCCATCTGTGACCGTTGCACCCTCTGTACCTACGGCCCCTGCGACCTGACGGGGGACAAGAGGGGCGCCTGCGGCCTGGACCAGGCGGCCCAGCAGGGGAGGATCGTCCTCCTCGCCGTTCTGATGGGCTGCACCGCCCACTGCGCCCACGGCCGACACCTCTACCACTGGACCCTGGAGAAGTTCGGAGACCTCCCCTTCAAGATGGGCGACGAGATCCTGGTGGACGCGCCTCTGACGAGGACGATCACCGGGACCAAGCCCAAGACCCTGAAGGAGTTCGGGCCGGTCCTCAGCTACGTCGAGGAGCAGGTGGCCCAGCTTCTCGCCTGCACCCACACCGGCCAGGAAGGAAACTACAGGGACTTCGAGTCGAAGGCCCTCCACGCCGGGATGCTCGACTCCCTCGGCAAAGAGGTCTCGGACATGATCCAGATCATCGCCTACGATATGCCCCGGGGTGACGAGGACGCTCCCCTGGTGGAGTGCGGGATGGGGACCCTCGACAAGGAGAAGGCGATCCTGATCACCTACGGCCACAACCTTGCGGGCTCTGCAGAGGCGATGTTCTACGCCGAGGATAACAAGCTCTGGGACAAGGTCGACATCGGCGGCGTATGCTGCACGGCCATCGACAACACCAGGATCGGCGAGGGCCTCGGCTACCCTGAGGAGATCAACACGAAGTACAGGATGGTCGGGACCAAGGCCAAGATCGCCGGAGCCATGGGCTGGTGGAGGAAGATGGTCGAGGCAGACGTCATGGACTGCGTCATGGTCGACGAGCAGTGCGTCTATACCAACGCCCTCCAGGAGTGCCAAGAGAAGAAGGTGCCCCTGATCGCCACCAACGAGAAGATCATGCTCGGCCTCCCCGACAGGACGAACGATCCCGTCGACGAGATCGTCGACGACCTGGTTAACTTCAGGATGCCGGGCGTCGCCATCATCGACCCGATCAAGGCCGGAGAGGTGGGCGTCAGGACCGCCATCGCCGTCAAGCCGAAGCGCGCCGATGAGAGGAAGAAGGCCTTCATCACCGAGGAGGAGTTCAAGAAGTACGCCGAGTCCTGTACCTACTGCCACTCATGCCAGTTCGTCTGTCCTCCCCACATCAAGATAGGCGACGTCGTCCAGGAGGCGGCGAAGGGCAACCTAGAGCCTCTCAGCTCGACCTACGAGATCTGCGTCGGCTGTCGAAGGTGCGAGCAGGCCTGTCCCCAGGATATACCGATCCTCAGCCTCTACGCCTACGCCAACCAGGAGTACATAAAGAACCAGAAGTTCAAGATGAGGGCCGGAAGGGGTCCAGTCAAGGACACGGAGATCAGGCGTGTGGGAGCGCCTCTGGTTCTGGGAACGATCCCCGGGGTCATCGCCATCATAGGATGTGCGAACTACCCGAACGGGACGAAGGAGTGCTACGACATCGCCCGGGAGTTTGTGGACAGAGGCTTCATCGTCACCACCACCGGCTGCATGGCGATGGACATGTCCCTCTACACCGACGCGGACGGCAAGACGATCTGGGAGCAGTTCCCCGGCGGCTTTGACGGCAGAAACATCTGCAACATAGGCAGCTGCGTCTCCAACGCCCACATCCACGGCGCTGCTATCAAGGTGGCTACCATCTTCGCCGGGAGGAACGAGCGGGCTAACTACGACGACATCGCCGACTATATCCTCTCCAAGGTGGGAGCCTGCGGCGTCGCCTGGGGAGCCATGTCTCAGAAGGCGGCCTCCATCGCCACCGGGTTCAACAGGCTCGGGGTCCCGGCCGTCGTCCAGCCCCACAGCGTCATGTACAGGAGAGCGTTCCTCGGCAGGACCGACAAGAAGGAGGACTGGGAGATCATCGACGCCCGTGACGGCTCGCGGGTATACTGCGAGCCCGCTCCGGAGCACATGCTCTACGTCGCCGAGTCGGTGGAAGAGTGCATGCTGATGATGGCCAAGCTCTGCTTCCGGCCGAGCGACAACAACTCGGGCAGGATGATCAAGCTGACCCACTACTGCGACATCAGCATGAAGTACTTCGGCTGCATGCCTCCAGACTGGCCGATCTACGTCCGCCACGCCTCGGACCTTCCCCTCAAGTGGAAGGAGGATATGCTCAAGGAGCTGGAGTCGAAGTACGGCTGGGAGATCGACTGGAAGAGGAAGGCGATAGTCAGCGGCCCGATCCGGAAGTCCGACGTCAGCTTCGACCCGACGAACATCGAGAGGAAGATCAGGGTGAAGAAGTGA
- the cdhB gene encoding CO dehydrogenase/acetyl-CoA synthase complex subunit epsilon codes for MAVDTTKNAVPFEMAQIPGPEMAKAYNTAVIGAIIKKAKRPLLVVGAELFEDPVMFDKAIAIGKTGVPIAATAHSIKGFVERGYTENVTMIGLHPLTNYLRFKDWQGLDGKGQYDVVIFTGIFYKFASAMFSTLKNFNRDIKRVSIDRYYHVNADMTFGNLAFDPEKYHEAVDEVIAKLKA; via the coding sequence ATGGCAGTCGACACCACCAAGAACGCTGTACCCTTTGAGATGGCCCAGATCCCGGGGCCTGAGATGGCTAAGGCCTACAACACCGCGGTGATTGGGGCCATCATCAAGAAGGCGAAGAGGCCCCTCCTCGTGGTGGGGGCCGAGCTCTTCGAGGACCCCGTGATGTTCGATAAGGCGATCGCCATCGGGAAGACTGGAGTTCCCATTGCGGCCACCGCCCACTCCATCAAGGGCTTCGTCGAGCGGGGCTACACCGAGAACGTAACCATGATCGGCCTGCACCCCCTGACCAACTACCTCCGGTTCAAGGACTGGCAGGGGCTGGACGGGAAGGGCCAGTACGACGTGGTGATCTTCACGGGGATCTTCTACAAGTTCGCCAGCGCCATGTTCTCGACGCTGAAGAACTTCAACCGGGATATCAAGCGGGTCTCCATCGACCGGTACTACCACGTCAACGCCGACATGACCTTCGGAAACCTGGCCTTCGACCCGGAGAAGTACCACGAGGCTGTAGACGAGGTCATCGCAAAGCTGAAGGCGTGA
- the cdhC gene encoding CO dehydrogenase/CO-methylating acetyl-CoA synthase complex subunit beta, whose protein sequence is MAEEIELDMSPMYEGERIRKGDIWVEMGGPKAKAFELSVAGSMNEVQDGKVTVVGPDISAIPEGSTIPFGMIFKVAGELIEKDLESIIERRNHALLSYVHGLMHLNQRDAIWMRAGLDLKKAGVTSFEQVFKNVMNLYKAEMPFIEKMEVTVLTDPAAVEKGLEQAHAAYHARDERAKGLHDEEVDVFYGCTLCQAFAPTSACCVTPDRPSLCGAITWFDGRAAAKVDPEGPQFAIPKTGVIDEIAGEYESVNEMAGSRSGGEYSRMALYTFFDAPHTSCGCFETIGFYMPEVDGIGVVDRDFRNPTPNGLPFSTMAGQAGGGKQVVGFLGMGILYYFSPKFLQADGGWRRIVWMPKQLKERVKDGIDPEMFSKIATEEDAPDLAALKAFLLKVDHPVVDGVERKVDGKKVTEGWKVEDPSEYEEQVIAFIEETGGDIDVDAIKAKLNMSEGQFMQVIEYLQNEGILE, encoded by the coding sequence ATGGCAGAAGAAATCGAACTGGACATGTCCCCCATGTACGAGGGGGAGCGGATCAGGAAAGGCGATATCTGGGTAGAGATGGGCGGTCCGAAGGCGAAGGCCTTCGAGCTCTCGGTCGCAGGGTCGATGAACGAGGTTCAGGACGGTAAGGTTACTGTGGTGGGCCCCGACATCAGCGCGATCCCCGAGGGTAGCACCATCCCCTTCGGCATGATCTTCAAGGTGGCCGGCGAGCTCATCGAGAAGGACTTGGAGTCGATCATAGAGCGGCGGAACCACGCTCTTCTCTCCTACGTCCACGGCCTGATGCACTTAAACCAGCGTGATGCGATCTGGATGAGAGCGGGCCTCGACCTGAAGAAGGCTGGAGTAACTTCCTTTGAGCAGGTCTTCAAGAACGTCATGAACCTCTACAAGGCTGAGATGCCCTTCATCGAGAAGATGGAGGTCACAGTCCTGACGGACCCCGCGGCCGTGGAGAAGGGTCTTGAGCAGGCCCACGCCGCCTACCACGCGAGGGACGAGCGGGCTAAGGGGCTCCACGACGAGGAGGTTGACGTCTTCTACGGCTGCACTCTCTGTCAGGCCTTCGCCCCGACGAGCGCCTGCTGCGTCACCCCCGACAGGCCATCGCTCTGCGGAGCCATCACCTGGTTCGACGGCCGTGCTGCGGCGAAGGTGGACCCCGAGGGCCCCCAGTTCGCGATCCCCAAGACCGGGGTCATCGACGAGATCGCCGGCGAGTACGAATCTGTGAACGAGATGGCAGGTTCGAGATCCGGCGGCGAGTATTCGAGGATGGCTCTGTACACCTTCTTCGACGCCCCCCACACTTCCTGCGGCTGCTTCGAGACGATCGGCTTCTACATGCCCGAGGTGGACGGGATCGGCGTCGTCGACCGTGACTTCAGGAACCCGACCCCGAACGGTCTTCCCTTCTCGACCATGGCCGGCCAGGCTGGCGGCGGCAAGCAGGTAGTCGGGTTCCTGGGCATGGGGATTCTCTACTACTTCTCGCCGAAGTTCCTCCAGGCTGATGGCGGCTGGAGACGTATCGTCTGGATGCCGAAGCAGCTCAAGGAGCGGGTGAAGGACGGTATCGACCCCGAGATGTTCAGTAAGATCGCGACCGAAGAGGACGCGCCAGACCTTGCTGCTCTGAAGGCCTTCCTTCTGAAGGTCGACCACCCCGTCGTCGACGGCGTCGAGCGGAAGGTCGACGGCAAGAAGGTCACCGAGGGCTGGAAGGTGGAGGACCCGTCGGAGTACGAGGAGCAGGTGATCGCCTTCATCGAGGAGACGGGCGGCGACATCGACGTCGATGCGATCAAGGCGAAGCTGAACATGAGCGAGGGCCAGTTCATGCAGGTGATCGAGTACCTGCAGAACGAGGGCATACTGGAGTAA